Proteins encoded by one window of Blautia faecicola:
- the rnhA gene encoding ribonuclease HI gives MLVKIYTDGAARGNPDGPGGYGCVLHYTDRNGNLHEKELSAGYKKTTNNRMELMAAIVGLEALNRPCQIQLYSDSKYLVDAFNQHWIDGWIKKGWKRGKNEPVKNVDLWKRLLQAKEPHQVEFIWVKGHDGHEMNERCDYLATSAADGDNLLVDPGIA, from the coding sequence ATGTTAGTAAAAATCTATACCGACGGCGCAGCCAGAGGCAACCCGGACGGACCGGGCGGGTACGGCTGTGTCTTGCATTATACCGATCGAAACGGAAATCTTCACGAGAAAGAGCTTTCCGCAGGATACAAAAAGACAACGAATAACCGGATGGAACTGATGGCGGCGATCGTGGGACTTGAAGCTCTAAACCGTCCCTGCCAGATCCAGTTATACTCCGATTCCAAGTATCTGGTTGATGCTTTTAACCAGCACTGGATCGACGGCTGGATCAAAAAAGGCTGGAAACGCGGAAAAAATGAACCGGTAAAAAATGTGGATCTGTGGAAACGGCTGTTACAGGCGAAAGAACCGCACCAGGTAGAATTTATCTGGGTGAAAGGCCACGACGGTCACGAGATGAATGAGCGGTGTGATTACCTGGCAACCTCCGCGGCGGATGGAGACAATCTGCTGGTGGATCCGGGGATCGCATAA
- a CDS encoding YczE/YyaS/YitT family protein: MGTKKNNLGVRIAMAVIGIALTAASVGLQKISGLGVDPFSVIIFGFSNAFHATYQTVYIVVCAVLLIIAFIFNRKLLGIATVVNLFFSGFVTDATRKAVVKMVGEHPSMAVRVILLLIVVILISISSALYYSSELGVSPYDAQALTITEKTKFPFRAVRISTDVVCCAVGFALGGDLGLATLVYAFCMGPFIQFCREHFTDKMAAGEMFHK, translated from the coding sequence ATGGGAACAAAAAAGAATAATCTGGGGGTTCGTATCGCAATGGCGGTAATCGGAATCGCACTGACTGCGGCTTCCGTAGGACTCCAGAAAATTTCAGGGCTTGGAGTGGATCCGTTCAGCGTTATTATTTTTGGATTTTCCAATGCTTTTCATGCGACATACCAGACGGTATACATTGTGGTGTGTGCTGTTTTGCTGATCATAGCATTTATCTTTAACCGAAAATTACTTGGAATTGCAACAGTTGTCAATCTGTTTTTCAGTGGATTTGTCACAGATGCCACCAGAAAAGCAGTTGTAAAAATGGTGGGAGAACATCCGTCAATGGCAGTGCGTGTGATTTTACTGTTGATTGTTGTGATACTGATTTCTATTTCCTCTGCTTTGTATTACTCTTCAGAGCTTGGCGTGTCTCCATACGATGCACAGGCACTGACAATCACGGAGAAAACAAAATTTCCGTTCCGCGCAGTAAGAATCAGTACCGACGTGGTATGTTGTGCGGTCGGCTTTGCTCTGGGAGGAGACCTGGGACTGGCCACACTGGTCTATGCTTTCTGTATGGGACCGTTCATCCAGTTTTGCAGAGAACATTTTACGGATAAGATGGCAGCAGGAGAAATGTTTCACAAATAA
- a CDS encoding sirohydrochlorin cobaltochelatase has protein sequence MKKKIVVLMLSAAMTMSMMTGCGNTAKDDSASTTTETTKDAEATEEAEPTEEATEEATDDSASDQEAADKVAALIDQIYVQERNDNTDEQCKEAKEAWDALTDAQKELVEGENADPDYFGRDTGDASKDDPLNGDDIGDNELLVVSFGTSFNGSRAADIGGIEKALQTAYPDWSVRRAFTAQIIINHVQARDDEKIDNMDQALQRAVDNGVKNLVVQPTHLMHGAEYDELTEAVEGYKDKFESVTIAEPLLGEVGDSDDAVNDDKKAVAEAITAEAVKTAGYDDLDAAEADGTAFVFMGHGTSHTAKISYSQMQSQMNDLGYKNVFIGTVEGEPEDTACEAVIEKIKEAGYKKVVLRPLMVVAGDHANNDMAGDDEDSWKSQFEASGAFDKIDTQIAGLGEISSIQDLYVAHSKAAIDGKSASTAN, from the coding sequence ATGAAAAAGAAAATTGTAGTGCTGATGCTTTCAGCAGCTATGACCATGTCCATGATGACAGGATGTGGAAACACAGCAAAGGATGACAGTGCATCCACAACAACAGAAACAACAAAGGATGCAGAAGCCACAGAAGAAGCAGAGCCGACAGAAGAAGCCACAGAAGAAGCAACAGACGACAGTGCATCTGACCAGGAGGCAGCAGATAAAGTAGCAGCCCTGATCGATCAGATCTATGTGCAGGAAAGAAACGACAACACTGACGAACAGTGTAAAGAAGCCAAAGAAGCCTGGGATGCTCTGACCGACGCACAGAAAGAACTGGTAGAAGGTGAAAATGCAGACCCTGATTACTTCGGAAGAGATACCGGTGATGCATCCAAGGACGATCCGTTAAACGGAGATGACATCGGTGACAACGAACTGCTGGTAGTAAGTTTCGGTACTTCCTTCAACGGCAGCCGTGCAGCAGATATCGGAGGTATCGAGAAAGCCCTGCAGACCGCATATCCGGACTGGTCCGTAAGAAGAGCCTTTACCGCACAGATCATCATCAACCATGTACAGGCCCGTGATGATGAGAAGATCGACAATATGGATCAGGCCCTGCAGCGTGCCGTAGACAATGGCGTAAAGAACCTGGTGGTACAGCCGACCCATCTGATGCATGGCGCTGAGTATGACGAGCTGACAGAAGCAGTAGAAGGCTACAAAGATAAATTTGAATCCGTAACTATCGCAGAGCCACTGTTGGGAGAAGTCGGGGACAGTGACGATGCAGTCAATGATGACAAAAAAGCAGTAGCAGAAGCCATCACAGCAGAGGCAGTAAAAACTGCAGGATATGATGATCTGGATGCGGCAGAGGCAGACGGAACCGCATTCGTATTCATGGGACACGGAACTTCCCACACTGCGAAGATCAGCTACAGCCAGATGCAGAGCCAGATGAACGATCTGGGATACAAGAATGTATTTATCGGAACTGTAGAAGGCGAGCCGGAAGATACTGCATGTGAAGCAGTGATCGAAAAGATCAAAGAAGCAGGATACAAAAAAGTAGTGCTTCGTCCTCTGATGGTAGTAGCCGGAGACCATGCAAATAACGATATGGCCGGAGATGATGAGGATTCCTGGAAGAGCCAGTTCGAGGCATCAGGAGCATTTGACAAGATTGATACTCAGATCGCAGGACTGGGAGAGATCTCTTCTATCCAGGATCTGTATGTAGCACATAGTAAAGCTGCAATTGATGGAAAGAGCGCTTCTACAGCAAACTAA
- the tyrS gene encoding tyrosine--tRNA ligase gives MTIYDELVARGLIAQVTDEEEIKDLVNNGKATFYIGFDPTADSLHVGHFMALCLMKRLQMAGNKPIALIGGGTAMVGDPSGRSDMRQMMTQETIQHNCDCFKKQMERFIDFSDGKALMVNNGDWLLGLNYVDFLREIGPHFSVNRMLTAECYKQRMEKGLSFLEFNYMLMQSYDFYMLYQKYGCNLQFGGDDQWSNMLGGTELIRRKLGKNACAMTITLLLNSEGKKMGKTQSGAVWLDPNKTSPFDFYQYWRNVADADVLKCIRMLTFLPLEQIDEMDKWEGSQLNQAKEILAYELTALVHGEEEAKKAQEGARALFSAGNAANMPSTTLAAEDFQDGAIDLISLLCKAGLVTSRSEGRRAIEQGGVSVDGEKITDIRYNVKKEDITEEGLVVKRGKKKFMKICL, from the coding sequence ATGACAATTTATGACGAATTAGTTGCCCGTGGGCTGATCGCCCAGGTAACCGACGAAGAAGAAATTAAAGATTTGGTCAATAATGGAAAAGCGACTTTTTACATCGGGTTTGACCCGACTGCAGACAGTCTGCATGTAGGGCATTTTATGGCACTGTGCCTGATGAAACGTCTGCAGATGGCAGGAAACAAACCGATTGCACTGATCGGTGGAGGTACTGCCATGGTTGGTGATCCGTCCGGAAGAAGTGATATGCGTCAGATGATGACACAGGAAACCATTCAGCACAACTGTGACTGCTTTAAAAAACAGATGGAGCGTTTTATTGATTTCTCTGACGGAAAAGCACTGATGGTAAATAATGGAGACTGGCTGTTAGGATTAAACTATGTAGATTTCCTGCGCGAGATCGGACCGCATTTCTCCGTAAACCGTATGCTTACCGCAGAATGCTACAAACAGCGTATGGAAAAAGGATTAAGCTTCCTGGAGTTCAACTACATGCTGATGCAGAGCTATGACTTCTACATGCTGTACCAGAAATACGGCTGTAACCTGCAGTTTGGCGGAGACGATCAGTGGAGTAACATGCTGGGTGGTACCGAACTGATCCGCCGTAAATTAGGAAAGAACGCATGTGCCATGACCATCACCCTGCTGTTAAACTCTGAAGGAAAGAAAATGGGTAAAACACAGTCCGGTGCGGTATGGCTGGATCCAAACAAAACTTCTCCGTTTGATTTTTATCAGTACTGGAGAAATGTGGCAGATGCCGATGTCCTCAAATGTATCCGTATGCTCACCTTCCTGCCGTTAGAGCAGATTGACGAAATGGATAAATGGGAAGGAAGCCAGTTAAACCAGGCAAAAGAGATCCTGGCTTACGAACTGACTGCCCTGGTACATGGTGAGGAAGAAGCAAAGAAAGCACAGGAAGGCGCAAGAGCACTGTTCTCTGCGGGTAATGCAGCTAATATGCCATCCACAACACTGGCAGCCGAGGATTTTCAGGATGGTGCCATCGACCTGATTTCTCTGCTGTGTAAAGCCGGTCTGGTAACTTCCCGTTCTGAAGGACGTCGTGCCATCGAGCAGGGAGGTGTATCCGTAGACGGAGAAAAAATTACAGACATTCGCTACAACGTGAAAAAAGAAGACATCACAGAAGAGGGTCTTGTTGTAAAACGTGGTAAGAAAAAATTCATGAAAATCTGCTTATAA
- the alaS gene encoding alanine--tRNA ligase, with the protein MKKYGVNELRQMFLDFFESKGHLVMNSFSLVPQNDNSLLLINAGMAPLKPYFTGAEIPPRTRVATCQKCIRTGDIENVGKTARHGTFFEMLGNFSFGDYFKHEAIAWSWEFLTKVVGLDENRLYPSVYEEDDEAFDIWNKEIGVPADRIFRFGKEDNFWEHGAGPCGPCSEIYYDRGEKYGCGKPGCTVGCDCDRYMEVWNNVFTQFENDGEGHYETLKQKNIDTGMGLERLAVVVQDVDSIFDVDTLCALRNKVCEVAGKTYGVHHDDDVSIRLITDHMRSATFLISDGVMPTNEGRGYVLRRLIRRAARHGRLLGIEGPFLEKLSETVIEGSKDGYPELEEKKIFILNVLHNEESQFNKTIDQGLKILADLETEMKEAGKTVLSGSDAFRLYDTYGFPMDLTKEILEEKGYTIDEDGFKEEMEIQRKRARETRAVSNYMGADATVYDEIDRNITTEFTGYDKLEATSKVTVLTTETEIVDSLMEGQKGTIFVEKTPFYATMGGQEGDTGVISTANGVFRVEDTIKLRGGKYGHVGVMESGMISGGEEVTLKVDEQERKDTCKNHSATHLLQKALKTVLGAHVEQKGSLVNPTRLRFDFAHFQAMTPEEIAETEALVNKEIQAALPVTTQIMGIEEAKKTGAMALFGEKYGDEVRVVSMGDFSVELCGGTHVANTANITLFKIVSEAGVAAGVRRIEALTGNNVIEYYRQMEENLHTIAKTLKTSPAEITEKIIHLQKEVKELQSENESLKSKMAQDSLGNVMDQVVEVKGVKVLASAVDGVDMNGLRDLGDQLKEKLGEGVVVLASAKDGKVSLLAMATQGAMDKGAHAGNLIKAAAAIVGGGGGGRPNMAQAGGKNPDKIPEAIAKVAELVEGQLK; encoded by the coding sequence GTGAAAAAGTATGGAGTAAACGAACTTCGTCAGATGTTTCTGGACTTTTTCGAGAGCAAAGGTCATTTGGTAATGAACAGCTTTTCCCTCGTACCCCAGAATGATAACAGCCTTCTGCTGATCAATGCAGGTATGGCACCATTAAAACCGTATTTTACCGGAGCAGAGATTCCGCCGAGAACCCGTGTGGCTACCTGCCAGAAATGTATCCGTACCGGTGATATCGAGAACGTAGGAAAGACAGCCCGTCACGGTACTTTCTTCGAGATGCTTGGTAACTTCTCTTTTGGTGATTACTTCAAACACGAAGCCATCGCATGGTCCTGGGAATTTCTGACCAAAGTGGTAGGGCTGGATGAGAACCGTCTGTATCCGTCTGTATACGAAGAGGATGATGAAGCCTTCGATATCTGGAATAAAGAAATTGGTGTTCCGGCTGACAGAATCTTCCGTTTCGGAAAAGAAGACAACTTCTGGGAGCACGGCGCAGGTCCTTGCGGTCCGTGTTCCGAGATCTACTATGACCGTGGAGAAAAATACGGCTGTGGCAAACCGGGCTGTACCGTAGGATGTGACTGCGACCGTTATATGGAAGTATGGAATAACGTATTTACCCAGTTCGAAAATGACGGGGAAGGTCATTATGAGACTCTGAAACAGAAAAATATTGATACCGGTATGGGACTGGAACGTCTGGCCGTTGTTGTTCAGGATGTAGATTCCATCTTTGATGTGGATACGCTGTGTGCCCTGAGAAATAAAGTCTGTGAAGTTGCCGGAAAAACCTATGGAGTTCATCATGACGACGATGTATCTATCCGTCTGATCACTGACCATATGCGTTCCGCTACTTTCCTGATCTCCGATGGCGTTATGCCGACCAACGAAGGAAGAGGATACGTGCTTCGCCGCCTGATCCGTCGTGCAGCCCGTCACGGTCGTCTTCTTGGTATCGAAGGACCGTTCCTGGAGAAACTGAGTGAGACCGTCATCGAAGGATCCAAAGACGGATATCCGGAACTGGAAGAAAAGAAAATCTTTATCCTGAACGTTCTGCATAACGAAGAGAGTCAGTTCAACAAGACCATTGACCAGGGTCTGAAGATTCTTGCGGATCTGGAAACAGAGATGAAAGAAGCCGGAAAAACCGTACTGAGTGGTTCTGATGCGTTCCGTCTGTACGATACTTACGGATTTCCGATGGATCTGACCAAAGAGATCCTGGAAGAAAAAGGATATACCATCGATGAAGACGGCTTCAAGGAAGAGATGGAAATTCAGAGAAAACGTGCAAGAGAAACTCGCGCAGTCAGCAACTATATGGGTGCTGATGCAACCGTATACGATGAGATCGACCGCAATATCACAACCGAATTTACCGGATATGACAAACTGGAAGCTACCTCCAAAGTAACCGTTCTGACCACAGAGACAGAGATCGTGGATTCCCTGATGGAAGGTCAGAAAGGAACCATCTTTGTAGAGAAGACACCGTTCTACGCTACCATGGGTGGACAGGAAGGTGACACCGGTGTGATTTCCACTGCAAACGGTGTATTCCGTGTGGAAGATACCATCAAACTTCGCGGCGGCAAATACGGTCATGTCGGTGTGATGGAATCCGGTATGATCTCCGGTGGAGAAGAAGTAACTCTGAAAGTAGACGAGCAGGAAAGAAAAGATACCTGTAAGAACCACAGCGCAACCCATCTGCTGCAGAAAGCCCTGAAGACCGTTCTTGGCGCTCATGTAGAACAGAAAGGTTCTCTGGTGAATCCGACCAGACTGCGTTTCGATTTCGCACACTTCCAGGCAATGACTCCGGAAGAGATTGCAGAAACAGAGGCTCTGGTAAATAAAGAGATCCAGGCTGCACTGCCGGTAACCACACAGATCATGGGTATCGAAGAAGCTAAGAAAACAGGTGCTATGGCACTGTTCGGTGAGAAATACGGCGATGAGGTACGTGTGGTATCCATGGGTGATTTCTCTGTAGAACTCTGTGGTGGTACTCATGTGGCAAATACAGCGAATATTACACTGTTCAAGATCGTATCCGAAGCAGGTGTTGCGGCAGGTGTTCGTCGTATCGAAGCACTGACAGGTAACAACGTGATCGAATACTATCGTCAGATGGAAGAAAATCTGCATACAATCGCAAAAACACTGAAGACCAGTCCTGCTGAGATCACAGAAAAGATCATACATCTGCAGAAAGAAGTAAAAGAACTGCAGAGTGAAAATGAATCTCTGAAGAGTAAGATGGCTCAGGATTCTCTGGGAAATGTTATGGATCAGGTTGTGGAAGTAAAAGGTGTGAAAGTTCTGGCATCTGCCGTTGATGGCGTAGATATGAATGGACTGCGTGACCTGGGCGATCAGCTGAAAGAAAAACTGGGTGAAGGTGTGGTAGTTCTGGCATCTGCCAAAGATGGCAAAGTAAGCCTTCTTGCCATGGCAACACAGGGTGCTATGGATAAAGGAGCACATGCAGGTAATCTGATCAAGGCAGCGGCTGCAATCGTCGGAGGCGGCGGTGGTGGACGTCCGAATATGGCACAGGCCGGCGGCAAGAACCCGGATAAGATTCCGGAAGCTATCGCAAAAGTAGCAGAACTGGTAGAGGGACAGCTGAAATAA
- the rpsU gene encoding 30S ribosomal protein S21 gives MSNVIVKENETLDSALRRFKRSCAKAGIQQEIRKREHYEKPSVRRKKKSEAARKRKYN, from the coding sequence ATGTCAAACGTTATCGTAAAAGAAAACGAAACTTTAGATAGTGCTCTGCGTAGATTTAAACGTAGCTGTGCAAAAGCAGGCATTCAGCAGGAAATCCGCAAAAGAGAGCATTACGAGAAACCAAGTGTTCGTCGTAAGAAAAAATCTGAAGCTGCAAGAAAACGTAAATATAATTAA
- a CDS encoding putative ABC transporter permease → MWTHAVYGTDLYHFIQWFILYSFMGWVVESIYMSFCNRKLTNRGFAFSPFCPIYAVGALSVYGMLRPLEGQYVVLYLAGAVLATTLEYITAVLMRNLFGQVWWDYTEKPFNYKGVICLESTIAWGFYTIFMFGFLQRFVNFVSDSYSVRFGRNLAAVVVVIYTFDFSLHLFKAKMNRMPRKVEEMKERVSFHIGKMR, encoded by the coding sequence ATGTGGACACATGCAGTGTATGGCACGGATCTGTATCATTTTATCCAATGGTTTATCCTGTATAGTTTCATGGGGTGGGTAGTGGAATCCATCTATATGTCATTTTGTAACAGGAAACTGACTAACCGCGGATTTGCGTTTTCACCCTTTTGTCCGATCTATGCAGTAGGAGCTTTGTCAGTGTATGGCATGCTTCGTCCGCTGGAAGGTCAATATGTGGTGCTTTATCTGGCGGGTGCGGTTCTTGCTACGACGCTGGAATATATTACGGCAGTGCTTATGCGCAATCTGTTTGGACAGGTTTGGTGGGATTATACGGAGAAACCTTTTAATTACAAAGGTGTGATCTGTCTGGAGAGTACGATAGCGTGGGGATTCTATACAATCTTTATGTTTGGCTTCCTGCAGAGATTTGTAAACTTCGTATCCGACAGCTATTCTGTTCGATTCGGCAGAAACCTGGCGGCAGTCGTGGTTGTGATCTATACATTTGATTTTTCGTTGCATCTGTTCAAAGCGAAAATGAACAGAATGCCGAGAAAAGTGGAAGAGATGAAAGAACGTGTCAGTTTTCATATTGGAAAAATGAGGTAA
- a CDS encoding CapA family protein, producing MDTPNTQNNTSRMRESRKLEQKRKRQQQVRRQKIFLACSCLILTAGIGLFVTLYHNHQRAAAQEAELRKQIKQKQEAELQKQQKLENNTIRFVAVGDNLIHQGIYESADTTQTVWNYDHLYEHIRDDISAADLAAVNEESIFVSDRANISSYPAFGAPVEIGDALVTAGFDIVEQANNHVFDKGITGITDTIRYWETSHPEVALLGIHDSAENAGEITTISCKDVTFSLLNYTTTVNNEPYDELPDYAVDLLRTDQVISDVKKAKEISDMTIAFLHTGKEYSTEPDTEEKTFLQLLLHQGVDIAICAHSHTLQNFETLTDDSGHQMLVYYSLGNFISTQKDPVCLLGGMADITIVRDPVSDALSIRNADLVPLVTHYNHDQNIYTVYKLSDYTEELAASHGVHAESTEPFTLETLQEQYKKVLTQDYHTLG from the coding sequence ATGGATACACCTAACACACAAAACAATACCAGTCGGATGCGGGAATCACGCAAACTGGAACAAAAACGGAAACGCCAGCAACAGGTCCGGCGTCAAAAGATATTTCTTGCCTGTTCCTGTCTGATCCTGACTGCCGGAATCGGTTTATTCGTCACACTCTATCACAATCATCAAAGGGCCGCCGCCCAGGAGGCCGAACTCCGGAAACAGATAAAGCAAAAGCAGGAAGCTGAGCTGCAAAAACAGCAGAAACTGGAAAATAATACCATTCGTTTTGTCGCCGTCGGCGATAATCTGATTCATCAGGGAATCTATGAATCTGCAGATACCACACAGACCGTATGGAATTATGATCACCTGTATGAACACATCCGGGATGATATCTCTGCCGCAGACCTCGCCGCAGTCAATGAAGAAAGCATCTTTGTATCCGATCGTGCAAACATTTCTTCTTATCCCGCTTTCGGAGCCCCTGTGGAAATCGGTGATGCACTTGTTACCGCCGGATTCGATATCGTGGAACAGGCAAACAACCATGTTTTTGACAAGGGAATCACCGGTATTACCGATACGATCCGATACTGGGAAACCAGTCACCCGGAAGTTGCTCTCCTCGGTATCCATGATTCCGCAGAAAATGCCGGTGAAATCACTACCATCAGTTGTAAGGATGTTACTTTTTCCCTTCTCAACTACACAACTACAGTAAATAATGAACCTTACGATGAACTTCCAGATTATGCAGTTGATCTTCTCCGCACAGATCAGGTAATATCCGATGTCAAAAAAGCAAAGGAAATCAGTGATATGACCATCGCCTTTCTTCACACCGGAAAAGAATATTCCACTGAACCGGATACTGAGGAGAAAACATTTCTCCAGTTGCTGTTACATCAGGGTGTCGATATTGCCATCTGTGCCCATAGCCATACGCTACAGAATTTTGAGACACTGACAGATGACAGCGGACATCAGATGTTGGTCTATTACTCTCTTGGAAACTTTATTTCCACACAGAAAGACCCTGTCTGTCTCCTTGGCGGCATGGCAGATATTACCATTGTTCGGGATCCGGTCTCCGATGCTCTTTCCATCCGTAATGCTGATCTGGTCCCTCTGGTTACTCATTATAATCATGATCAGAATATCTATACCGTTTACAAGCTTTCCGATTACACCGAGGAGCTCGCTGCCTCCCATGGTGTTCATGCCGAAAGCACAGAACCTTTCACTCTGGAAACTTTACAGGAACAATATAAAAAGGTGCTGACTCAGGATTATCACACCCTGGGTTAG
- a CDS encoding D-alanyl-D-alanine carboxypeptidase family protein encodes MMKKRIITWVLLLMLITAEICPVTIQGAVQPAPEISAPGAVLMEPSTGTVLYEKNGEEQRSPASITKIMTLLLIFEALEDGQITLEEEAVTSAYAKSMGGSQVFLEEGEKQTVETLIKCIVVASGNDASVVMAEHLAGSEEEFVKRMNEKARELGMIHTQYVDCCGLTDSDAHYTTASDVAIVSRELITRFPRILNYSSIWMENIIHRTAQGEKEFCLTNTNKLIRSYERCIGLKTGSTSVAKYCVSAVARRGEMTLLAVVMGAPDAKVRFKDAAALLDYGFGKCNLYLDENRKNPDPVPVKGGVKKEVACRYTGEFRYLDTEGKNLSQIEKKIVYMKNLQAPVKKGDIVGEAQYLLDGKMVGKTDIVAAKSVKKAGLWDYIKHIRKRMIKGDDYSADG; translated from the coding sequence ATGATGAAGAAAAGAATTATCACATGGGTATTACTTCTGATGCTGATAACGGCTGAAATCTGTCCTGTGACAATCCAGGGTGCGGTACAGCCGGCGCCGGAGATCAGCGCACCGGGAGCGGTACTTATGGAACCATCTACAGGAACTGTTTTATACGAAAAAAACGGAGAAGAACAGCGAAGTCCGGCAAGCATTACCAAAATCATGACTCTGCTTTTGATTTTTGAAGCACTGGAAGACGGACAGATCACGTTGGAGGAAGAGGCGGTAACCAGTGCCTATGCAAAAAGCATGGGGGGATCTCAGGTTTTTCTGGAAGAGGGAGAAAAACAGACAGTGGAGACCCTGATCAAATGTATCGTAGTTGCATCGGGGAATGATGCATCCGTGGTAATGGCAGAACATCTTGCGGGAAGCGAGGAAGAATTTGTGAAAAGAATGAATGAAAAAGCCAGAGAGCTTGGTATGATACATACACAGTATGTGGACTGTTGCGGACTTACAGATTCCGATGCACATTATACCACGGCTTCTGATGTTGCGATTGTCTCGAGAGAACTGATTACTCGTTTTCCCCGTATTCTTAACTATTCCTCTATCTGGATGGAAAATATTATCCACAGAACGGCACAGGGAGAGAAAGAATTCTGCCTGACCAATACCAACAAGCTGATTCGCAGTTATGAAAGGTGCATTGGTCTGAAAACCGGAAGTACCAGTGTGGCAAAATACTGTGTATCTGCAGTTGCACGGAGGGGAGAGATGACGTTGCTTGCGGTAGTCATGGGTGCGCCGGATGCCAAGGTGCGATTTAAAGATGCGGCAGCCTTGCTTGATTATGGATTTGGAAAGTGTAATCTTTATCTGGATGAAAACAGGAAAAATCCGGATCCGGTGCCGGTAAAAGGAGGGGTAAAAAAAGAGGTGGCATGTCGGTATACAGGAGAATTCCGGTATCTGGATACGGAAGGGAAAAATCTTTCGCAGATAGAAAAGAAGATTGTTTATATGAAGAATCTTCAAGCACCGGTAAAGAAAGGAGATATCGTTGGCGAAGCACAGTATTTGCTGGATGGAAAGATGGTTGGCAAAACGGATATAGTGGCTGCAAAATCTGTGAAAAAGGCCGGTCTGTGGGATTATATCAAACACATCAGAAAGAGAATGATAAAGGGCGATGATTATTCGGCAGACGGGTAA